The genomic segment TTCATTCAAAAAACAAATGGCAAATTCGACCACCCTGAGACCTTCTCTTCTTCCTCGCCTTTTCTTCTCCTTCCTCTCTCTGAGTTTTTCTCCTGTTGGCTAATGAATCAAAGCTACTAGAATGTCGAGGGAATGAGGGGTAAAGGCCTTGATTTGGTGGTCGAGTCCGGCATCAATAAGGGCGACATGGAGAATttggtttcttcttcttcttctctctctttgATTTCATTACACATTCATTAATTATAATCTCAATCTTTTTCTCCACTTGCAAACACCTTAgtcttttatttttctcaaatttAGGGTGTGTGGGTTGAACTCTATGCATATATAAATACACTAGTTGAGAGCATCTTCGTTATAAGAGTTTCTTTTTTTAGAAGGAACGATGTAGAGTTTGATAACAAAAATGAAAGAGAACCTCAATAAGATCACACAGGATGTGCATGACGATGAAGATGATGACGAGTTCCAGATCTATGGTGTCAATGGAGGTGGGGCGTTGCTGGTCTTTGCTCAGGGAAATTCTCACTGTTTTGTGTATTTCAAGTTAGTTTATCGCTCACTGCTCGTGAAAGGGATCGATTACTCTACTACAAGTCTTGAGGTATGTTGTTGGCTCTTTCAGTAGTCTGGTTTGAGACATTTGTGTCATTTCCAAATCAATGAGTTTCTTGGCATGGGTTTTAAATTCCAAATTCAAACCTCATTTAAATTAAACACTTTGGATAGATTTTGAAGTTTCTTGCCTGACTCTGTCTATGGTTCTTTGATAAGTTTTGGATGTCGATTACCCATTCTCTTGGTACGAATGTAGCTTGATATAGATGTTTTATTATTTAGAAACAATTTTGTAGAGTTAATGACTTCATGGCAGTCTAACAcatattttcaattattgttgCATTACTTTTCTAATCAAAACAAACACAAGTTTAACTAACTAATTCCTCAACACTCACTCACTCTCTCTATGTGGCAAGTTTCTATTATTCGATTAACTTCTTAGTGATTTTCATATCTCATATTATTTTCAAGAATCACTATAAGGGTATGAGCCAATACTTTTGATAGCATTAGCTCTCCTTTTTCTTCATacacatttttaacattttgcaTTACTCCTTATCATATGGATTGTATATCTTTTAGTAGATGTCTGGAACCATCACTTCTCCGAAAGATCCTAAAGCCTGGTCTGGTTTGAATCCATGTAAATGGCTTTACATCCATGAAGTGAACCACCTCACCATTGAAGGAGGAGGTACAATCAATGGGATGGGACATGAATGGTGGTCTCGGTCTTGCAAGCGCACCCCAGAAAAAGTATTACAATCTTGTGCCATGTCGACATGCTCCCACTATAAGTGCTGCTATATTTTTCAGACATgcaattagttttatttttaaatttatttttcttatcTGCCCTTTAGTTTAGATCATTATCTCACAGTAGTATCAATTATAATTCAGGCTATTACTTTCCACAAGTGAaagaatctgaaggttaaggACCGAATGCTTGTTGATAGCCAACAAATACACATGGCATTCACTAATTGTATCCTGGTTTTGGCATCCCATCTCAAACTCGTTGCACCTGGTTCTAGCCCTAACACTGATGCAGTCCACATTAGTTCATCAAGAAGAATTGAGGTCGACCATAGCATTTTCAAGACATGTCACTTTAGGCCTTGTTCAGATGGCTTTCATTAAAACCACtcctctttttcatctccttgaCAATGGCTACACATTGATGAGCTATATTTCTTGAGTTTGACATTGGCTCTACAAAATTCTCATAGTTATTTAACTTGTCCAGGTGATGATTGCATTTCTATTGTTGGTACCTCACAGATTAGGACACGTGATATTTCTTGTGGCCCAGGTCATGGGATTAGGTAAGGGGCTCTACTCTTTTAATAATGCAAGATTGTGTATCATGATCACCATAACTGACTCTAACCTACATCCATAGTATTAGAAGCTTGGGAAAGTCAAAGTCAAGTTTCTTAACCAAGCTGGCACCGTTCCACTCCTGGAGCAATTTATACTTTTTCCATGTATTATTCAGGGTGGTAGTTGTTTTGCTTCAAAGATTTCATTCCAAAACGTGTTAATGGAGAATGTATCAAATCCAACAATAATAGGCCAATATTACAGTGACTCTCAGAAACCATGTCACAACCAGGTTGGGATATGTCAGTAGCAGCTTATGCCATTAGTTCCTTCTCTTAAAATAATGTGGACAAGGTACTAATAAAACCTGACATTATATCTTTAATATGTCCTTAGAGATGCAGATTTTGGCAGCGAAAGTGGAGAACATATCTTTCATACACATTAAAAGGACTTCGGCTACAGAGGAAGCGATGAAATTTACTTGCAGCGATATATAGGTTACCCTGTGAAGGGTTGTATTTAGAAGATGCACAACTTCTGTCATGCATTAGGGAAATGACCATGTCCTTTTGTTGGGAGGCTTATGGCTCAAGTTTGGGTTTAGTTGATTCACCATATTGTTTTTCTACCAGTGACGGCTCCATCAAAGAGCCAGGGTTATCAATTAGCTATTCACACGTACAGAGCAGCTAATATAGTTTGCCATAAAATTTCTTTAAATTGCTTGGAGTTTGGTGAAGAGTAAATAAGATGGTAACTGATTACCCATAATAtcgggtaactggttactttgatGGGTAACAAGTTATCCTGATTGTAACAGGTTATTTTGCTTTAAAAAATCACACCAAAACACAAAGTATCAAACAAAAAGGTAACTAGTAACCTTGATATAtcagaaaaaaaaatatcatttgaagtaactggttacctgcaattgtttttttaaaataaaactctGTGGTGTAATTGGTGACCTATCTTTAAAAAAGCTCACCAAAAAAATATCAAAGAATATAGATAACTGGTTACCCCAAAAATCATAAATGATTACCCGATGGAGACatccatatttgaaaaaaaaaatcatagattttGAAAAacgaaacgtacaatctaaaaaaaaaaatgtttataataaataaaaaaaattaataaacacaatttatattaaaaaaaactttcCAAAACAACTAtagtaaaatttaaaataaaaatagttatataatattaatataaacaaaatcaattaagctaaaaaataataattaaattacaaaaaaaaaactttctaCTTTAataaacttgattaagagtaaaactatgttATAAgctaacttttatacaaaaatatggtaaactaaatctataaaattataaattctaaaaaaaaagccataaaataaggtttttttttttaaaaaaaaagccatattttttgtACTTGGTTAAAAAggtatataaaatgtaatttctacTTTTATATAGACTAGCAATCAATCTAGTAGCCCTATGTACTGTTCTTTGTTCTTTCTGATGCATCTCCAGTTTGAATTCTTGATATTTATCTTACGAGATTTTTAAGTGCCAAAGTTAGGAAGACGAAGAAAAGAGAATTTCCTTTTTaatagattttattttattttcgttaattaataaataaaaactaaggccatttggtcttattaaaaatattttaattaaatttgaactCGTTAAACATTTTTAACCATATTATAAAATAGCATGGTTGacttgtaattttttaaaaagaGTCTAAACTagaataaaatttatataacgAGGACACCAAAGTTCAACTAGAATAAGATCCTTTTAATTCATGTTGTTGAAAACTTTATGTGTTAgtattaaattgaataaattttattaaagcatatatactctctataaatatatatagtgcATACATCAAAATTACAATCCAATATATTAGGTTCAACaacatcaaaatcaaaatcaaacacTAAATTAAAACTATATACAGTAATATGTTCatgatattatattataataatccCTGGGAAAAAAACTAAGCCTCCTGAATCTGGAGAACTTCTAGAGACTACCCTTAATCTATAAAGATAATTATAAAATAgaaatttataaattaattatgtaaaaataataaTCCACTAAATAAAGAGAAAAACATTAAGGTGGTGCATCTAGCCAGATGGAAACCAAACAATATTAACCAACAGAAAATACAATTGCATCAAATCATATCAAATGATAATCATCCAATGATAAACATAAATTTATGTTTATGCAATGCTATATTCTGCTTCATGTTCACCTAATTAGCTTCAATTTACATCTCATTAATGATTGATATTGCTACTTCAAGCAAAGCATTTAACCTCGCTTTGGAATATTATATGGtgattttttctttcttcaaaaatACCTATTGGAGAAAggtgatgattaattatatgtaTTCCTTTAATTCaagttttgtaatttttatcaGTCAAGTAATAGGTATAACTATTGTTTAACACTATAATTAATATCAGTAACATATAAAAGTTTAATATGTGCTCTATCTCTGTAGTAGACATATGTATCTAGTTCGTTCATATTAATTTTACTTACgctattataaaaataaaagataCGTAGTAAATTTATTTTGTAACCGATATATACACTCTTAAATATTGGTTTCTATAAGACTAGTTGTAGTGTTATCATACATATGAGATTATGCTAGTTTTATATTAatgtttaattttcttttttgatGACATTTATTGACCAATGTTTATCCTCCGAAGTGTTAGCAATAATTGTAGATATTTACTACTATTGAAAGATCAAATGAGTTATATCCATTCTATTCTTTTCCTTTCCATATTTCGTTCAAATCATAATTATTTCAATATGGCTAACAAATTTTATTATGTTCTCctcaaaatcaaattttaaattcaTTACATATATAATGCCTATCCATCATCATCACACGTGTGAATGTGATATAATAAAAAACATTCATATTGGAAAGAGACTGATTTTTTAGGGCTATACGATAAGGGTAgtttacacatatatatatatatatatatatatgagaaaaatatatatagattctaaacttatggaaaaaaaaattatacaaaatatgataagttttggaaaaaaaaagtttaaaatatggtaaataaattaccataaactTAATTCTCTTATTTTTTCTTCTCTCCCTCAcgatttttctctctctctcttctcatttctttctttctcctccccCATTCAGTGTCCATCTAAGATATCTTCCGGCAATGCCACCTCTGTCGCTGCCTCCGACGACGACGACGATGACGACCtggttctttttcttctttctttctttctttcttcttcttctgtctttcttattcttctttttctttcttcaaatctagttttattcttcttcttctttttcacatctaattttgaatttcatatttgatttttctgagtttttttttttttccaaatttgtttaagtaaccaggtacttgacttcatatttgatttaaTTTAAGAAATGTACTTTATGAAATAATAGACTCATGGATATAAGCTTATCTATTGCTAACCATGTAAAAATCTCTTTCATTgtcattttattaacaaattgTTGTTAGAATTTTCTTGTGCCAACAAATATAAAAATAGCCTAAATTAAGAGTTCAAACACTTGAATAGTTCTCACACGCATATTACACTCATCTGGTTAGGTTCTTTGGTAGACACATTTTCTAAACACAAAATACACACCAATATAATATATAAAGTGCATATCACACACAAACCACTGCTCTATTAAAACTTGGAATAAAAAATTATCGTTGAAACTGGCAAAATTAATATTTCAGATCATACTTAAAGTATTTAGCACTAAAAATCTCAAATTAGAGTTCTATCCAAACTTTTGAAATAACACTAGCGTGTAGCATTGATAGGATCTCACCTCTTTTTGTAATTTAGCAGTTTAGACTGAAAGGAAATAACACATGAAATTGCTAGTAGTTTTAGTGCCAAATATTTCTCTAGTTTTCTTTCTAATACGCTCTAGATTAAAGAAATTCCTTGTACAGTCGTTGGATAGTGCAGTGTTAATAGATTATTAGATGCTGTGTGCCAGAAATGAAAGCAACAGATTTTTGTTATGACAAATCAAGAGAACAGCAACTACGATTAATTTAGACCtaggtgtaaccagttacaataacgattaatttagatttttttgtttagatttgattttgttttcacacctgactaagtaaccaggtaccatagcaagtggttcttttttttagatttgattttttttttcaaacatcgctgtaaccagttacgattataatcagtttagattttttgtttgaatcttatttttttccaagtctggctaagtaaccggttaccatcGCAACTGTCTCTAtttttttcagacctagttgtaaccagttaccttcaagatcaatttagtttatttttttcatatcagttttttttttcttccaaatctcactaagtaaccagttacaattcagttgatattttgataatgatACATtacctaaaaaaataaaaattatttttatagttgtaactagttactacaacaccacttaaataataaaactgatttttatagttgtaaccggttaccacacatcactaaaaaaaatgGATAGTGGCATACgattattatcacaaaaaaaaatcaaaattattttgatagtggtaaccagttactgtggataaaatgttgattgaagatgataaaaaatagaagaaaagaaaaagaaatgagaataaaaagtaTGGTGATGAATATGTCTCAGTTTTTTTCTTTCAAAGAATTATGTAacaaatattttatcaaatataaatgataaaaattaatacaaatagattaaaattattaaaacaacCTCAAAATATAAATGATACTTGCTTGatgatgattgacttcttctcTTCTTTGGAGGAGCAGTGGTGGAAGCAATTGAGGAAGTGAGAGTAGCAGTGGATGAATTAGGCTGCTGTTGCAACATTTGGTTTTGATTTTCTTGTTCTGATTTGCCTCCAAAAAAGGTCACCGATGATTGAACAGCCGCCATCTGAATTTTCTCGAAAAATCTTTGCTTGCTAATATATCTccaggaaaagaagaagaagaagaagaagaagaagaagaagaagaagaagaagaagaagaagaaaaagaagacgaagaagatAAGATCAATCCAAATTATATTAAGACATATCCATATGAATTTGAAAACCAAGCAGCAGTAGCAACTTTCAAAcaactaagaaaaaaaaatcaaagcatctgaagagaaaagagagatggatagatagatagataaatatagagagacaataaaaaatccagaaaatcaataaaagagaaaagaagaaaaaaaataatactacCAATAATAATATAAGAATAATCAATACAGGCATTTTCTTTTGAATATGTCTTAG from the Humulus lupulus chromosome X, drHumLupu1.1, whole genome shotgun sequence genome contains:
- the LOC133804463 gene encoding probable polygalacturonase At1g80170, which codes for MKENLNKITQDVHDDEDDDEFQIYGVNGGGALLVFAQGNSHCFVYFKLVYRSLLVKGIDYSTTSLEMSGTITSPKDPKAWSGLNPCKWLYIHEVNHLTIEGGGTINGMGHEWWSRSCKRTPEKAITFHK